The Deinococcus taeanensis genome has a window encoding:
- a CDS encoding glutamine synthetase family protein — protein sequence MKLQDLRGAGVQYVRIVWCDHANLIRAKAAHIRMLVDGLPGGVGIAAAQQALPVMADVVVPGAGLGPVGEVRLVPDWSTLTVLPYAPRQAQVLGDMMLNGEPWAHCPRAFLREQIRRAAQRGLSVNAAFENEFFLLRRTPGGYEPADTTVYAHTSGFNRHAGFMLDLTAALEAQGLQPEFYYPEAGPGQQELSVQYASALRAADQQITFRETARGVAEAHGLVACFLPKPFEQAAGSGCHINLSLWDGGRNLLADLSEPTGISRRGQQFIAGILTHLPALCALTVPSPNSYHRLRPHFWAGAYTAWGYENREAAVRVSRNEAGCSRFELKTADASANPYLALGAMIAAGLDGLDQALPLPPEAEGDPALMTDEARRTRGITLLPQSLQAAVAALEGDRVLLGALGAARAQAYLAVRRAEWAALHERPIPEQLSLLAERY from the coding sequence ATGAAGCTGCAGGACCTGCGCGGGGCCGGCGTCCAGTACGTGCGCATCGTCTGGTGTGACCACGCGAACCTGATCCGCGCCAAGGCCGCGCACATCCGGATGCTGGTCGACGGCCTGCCGGGCGGCGTGGGCATCGCCGCGGCGCAGCAGGCCCTGCCGGTCATGGCCGACGTGGTCGTCCCGGGCGCCGGGCTCGGCCCGGTCGGGGAGGTGCGGCTTGTCCCGGACTGGAGTACCCTCACCGTTCTGCCGTACGCCCCCAGGCAGGCGCAGGTGCTCGGGGACATGATGCTGAACGGTGAGCCCTGGGCCCACTGCCCGCGCGCGTTCCTGCGCGAGCAGATCCGCCGCGCCGCGCAGCGCGGCCTGAGTGTGAACGCGGCGTTCGAGAACGAATTCTTCCTGCTGCGCCGCACGCCGGGCGGCTACGAACCCGCCGACACGACCGTGTATGCCCACACCTCCGGCTTCAACCGGCACGCGGGCTTCATGCTTGACCTGACGGCGGCGCTCGAGGCGCAGGGGTTACAGCCGGAGTTCTACTACCCGGAAGCCGGCCCGGGCCAGCAGGAACTGTCCGTGCAGTACGCGAGTGCCCTGCGCGCCGCTGACCAGCAGATCACCTTCCGGGAAACGGCGCGCGGCGTCGCCGAGGCGCACGGTCTCGTCGCGTGCTTTCTGCCCAAACCTTTTGAGCAGGCTGCCGGAAGCGGGTGCCACATCAACCTCAGCCTCTGGGACGGCGGGCGCAACCTCCTGGCGGACCTGTCGGAACCGACCGGCATCAGCCGGCGCGGGCAGCAGTTCATCGCCGGCATCCTCACCCACCTGCCGGCCCTGTGCGCCCTGACCGTGCCCAGCCCGAACTCGTACCACCGCCTGCGCCCGCACTTCTGGGCCGGCGCGTACACGGCGTGGGGCTACGAAAACCGCGAGGCGGCCGTCCGCGTCAGCCGGAACGAGGCGGGATGCAGCCGCTTCGAACTGAAAACGGCGGACGCCAGCGCCAACCCCTACCTCGCGCTCGGCGCCATGATTGCCGCCGGGCTCGACGGCCTGGACCAGGCCCTGCCCCTCCCCCCCGAAGCGGAGGGAGACCCGGCCCTGATGACGGACGAGGCGCGGCGCACGCGCGGCATCACCCTGCTCCCCCAGAGCCTGCAGGCGGCCGTCGCGGCCCTCGAGGGCGACCGCGTCCTGCTGGGTGCCCTCGGGGCCGCGCGCGCCCAGGCGTACCTCGCGGTGCGCCGCGCGGAGTGGGCGGCGCTGCACGAACGGCCCATTCCTGAGCAACTCAGCCTGCTGGCGGAAAGGTACTGA
- a CDS encoding Lrp/AsnC family transcriptional regulator gives MDDTDTQLLRLMQRNADTSHAELGRQVGLSATGVHKRLKRLRESGVIKRTTVVLDRAKLGLDLMCFLKVNFKNNLASPNPDELHEALRTLPEVLECYTLTGTNDAIVKVAVRDHVALREFLRRFSEAQGIIDRVETCIVLEELRDGNDYAVRADE, from the coding sequence ATGGACGACACCGACACGCAACTGCTGCGCCTGATGCAGCGGAACGCCGACACCAGCCACGCCGAGCTCGGCCGGCAGGTGGGCCTTTCCGCCACCGGCGTTCACAAACGCCTGAAGCGCCTGCGGGAAAGCGGCGTCATCAAACGCACCACCGTCGTGCTTGACCGCGCCAAACTCGGCCTGGACCTGATGTGCTTCCTGAAAGTCAACTTCAAAAACAACCTCGCCTCCCCCAACCCGGATGAACTCCATGAGGCCCTGCGCACCCTTCCGGAGGTCCTGGAGTGCTACACCCTCACCGGCACGAACGACGCCATCGTCAAGGTGGCTGTTCGGGACCACGTGGCGCTGCGCGAGTTCCTGAGACGCTTCAGCGAGGCGCAGGGCATCATCGACCGCGTGGAAACCTGCATTGTGCTGGAGGAACTGCGTGACGGCAACGACTACGCCGTTCGGGCCGACGAATGA
- a CDS encoding acetamidase/formamidase family protein produces MSTLTVPRDQLIYAMDRANPPVLRAPSGSTLVFQTRDCFEDQIQDAQAQFTALDWNRINPATGPVHIEGAEPGDALAIEIIDIRVGSQAVMVTGPDLGVEGDRLTEPAVRVYPIDGDHVTVSGVRLPLRPMIGVIGTAPADEPVPNGTPGDHGGNMDTTVIRAGSTLYLPVNVDGALLALGDLHAGMGDGEVSVCGLEVPGEVTLRVTVLKQCRWPLPMVVTDEHLYTIASALTLDEAATRATKHMSAIVQTEAQLSRADAIGLLSAAGNLQISQVVDPLKTCRFELSLDVLRQLNVALPGVPA; encoded by the coding sequence ATGTCCACACTCACAGTGCCGCGTGACCAGCTGATCTACGCCATGGACCGCGCCAACCCACCCGTTCTGCGGGCACCCAGCGGCAGCACGCTGGTCTTCCAGACGCGCGACTGCTTCGAAGACCAGATCCAGGATGCCCAGGCGCAGTTCACGGCGCTCGACTGGAACCGGATCAACCCCGCCACGGGACCCGTTCACATCGAGGGCGCCGAGCCCGGTGACGCCCTTGCCATCGAGATCATCGACATCCGCGTCGGCTCACAGGCCGTCATGGTCACCGGTCCGGACCTGGGGGTGGAAGGCGACCGCCTCACTGAGCCCGCGGTGCGCGTCTACCCGATCGACGGCGATCACGTCACGGTCAGTGGTGTCCGCCTGCCGCTGCGCCCCATGATCGGCGTAATTGGCACGGCCCCCGCCGACGAGCCTGTCCCGAACGGCACCCCCGGTGACCACGGCGGCAACATGGACACCACCGTCATTCGCGCCGGCAGCACCCTCTACCTCCCCGTCAACGTGGACGGCGCTCTGCTCGCGCTCGGCGACCTGCACGCCGGAATGGGCGACGGTGAGGTCAGCGTCTGCGGCCTGGAAGTCCCCGGCGAAGTGACCCTGCGCGTCACCGTCCTCAAGCAGTGCCGCTGGCCCCTGCCGATGGTGGTGACCGATGAACACCTGTACACCATTGCCAGCGCCCTCACCCTGGACGAGGCCGCCACGCGCGCCACCAAGCACATGAGCGCCATTGTGCAGACCGAAGCGCAGTTGAGCCGCGCCGACGCCATCGGTCTGCTCAGCGCCGCCGGCAACCTGCAGATCAGCCAGGTGGTTGATCCCCTGAAGACCTGCCGGTTCGAACTGTCGCTTGACGTGCTCCGCCAGCTCAACGTGGCCCTGCCTGGAGTGCCCGCGTGA
- a CDS encoding APC family permease, with translation MSGPHVSPVTPDDAGVEAFGYTQELKRALSFRDLLIYGMIFMVPIAPFGIFGYVMDASKGMVALAYLVGMIAMFFTAMSYRAMSRDFPVSGSVYAYAQRGINQTAGFFAGWLILLDYILIPALLYVVSAAALAPLFPAVPKAAWILGFIAIGAVINLRGVELTARANRVFLVLELAVLVTFLVVGLSALYGGAGAGGLTLAPLYQPGVVTPAIIGAAVSVCALSFLGFDAISTLSEEVQSRNRNSVGRATLAALFLMGGIFILQTWVAADLSKGLSFKTLDTAFYEAASVAGGQWLYQVTAWATAIAWGVANSLVSQAAISRILYAMARDRQLPAPLARVHPTFKTPYVSILVVVAISIVVALGFMNNVGTLTSFVNFGALTGFLFLHFSVMYHFLVRQRSRDYLNHLVFPGLGFAIIAYVLYTMGTATWVLGLSWLAIGVVYYLVLTLVLQRQTTLEV, from the coding sequence GTGAGCGGCCCGCACGTTTCTCCTGTCACCCCCGACGACGCCGGCGTGGAGGCCTTCGGGTACACCCAGGAACTCAAACGTGCCCTGTCGTTCCGCGACCTGCTGATCTACGGCATGATCTTCATGGTCCCGATTGCCCCGTTCGGGATTTTCGGGTACGTCATGGACGCCAGCAAAGGCATGGTCGCACTCGCGTACCTCGTGGGGATGATCGCCATGTTCTTCACCGCCATGAGCTACCGCGCCATGTCCCGCGATTTTCCCGTCAGCGGCAGCGTTTACGCCTACGCGCAGCGCGGCATCAACCAGACGGCTGGGTTCTTCGCCGGCTGGCTGATCCTGCTGGACTACATCCTGATTCCTGCCCTGCTGTATGTCGTCAGCGCCGCCGCCCTGGCCCCCCTCTTTCCGGCCGTGCCCAAGGCCGCGTGGATTCTCGGCTTCATCGCCATTGGCGCGGTGATCAACCTGCGCGGCGTGGAACTCACCGCCCGCGCCAACCGCGTGTTCCTGGTGCTCGAACTCGCCGTGCTTGTCACGTTCCTCGTGGTGGGTCTCAGCGCCCTGTACGGCGGCGCCGGAGCCGGCGGGCTGACCCTCGCGCCGCTCTATCAGCCGGGTGTCGTCACGCCCGCCATCATTGGCGCGGCCGTTTCAGTGTGCGCGCTGAGCTTTCTGGGCTTCGACGCGATCAGCACCCTCAGCGAGGAAGTCCAGAGCCGCAACCGCAACAGCGTGGGACGCGCCACGCTCGCGGCCCTCTTCCTGATGGGCGGCATTTTCATCCTGCAGACCTGGGTGGCCGCGGACCTGTCCAAAGGGCTGAGCTTCAAGACCCTCGACACCGCGTTCTACGAGGCGGCCAGTGTTGCCGGCGGCCAGTGGCTGTACCAGGTCACCGCCTGGGCCACCGCAATCGCGTGGGGCGTCGCGAACTCCCTGGTGTCGCAGGCGGCCATCAGCCGCATCCTGTATGCCATGGCCCGTGACCGGCAGCTGCCCGCCCCGCTGGCCCGCGTTCACCCGACCTTCAAGACCCCCTACGTGAGCATCCTCGTTGTTGTGGCCATCTCGATCGTGGTGGCGCTGGGCTTCATGAACAACGTCGGCACCCTGACCAGCTTCGTGAACTTCGGTGCGCTCACCGGCTTCCTGTTTCTGCACTTCAGCGTGATGTACCACTTCCTGGTTCGCCAGCGGTCGCGTGATTACCTCAACCACCTCGTGTTTCCTGGGCTCGGGTTCGCGATCATCGCGTATGTGCTGTACACCATGGGCACTGCCACCTGGGTACTCGGCCTCAGCTGGCTCGCCATCGGCGTGGTGTATTACCTTGTGCTCACCCTGGTCCTGCAGCGCCAGACGACCCTTGAGGTCTGA
- a CDS encoding ABC transporter substrate-binding protein, with product MKRLNAFLLTALLGTVGSTLAQSGTLTVATAQDPQNWDPIDTFLVAWGTVAHNIYDGLIIRSADLKLQPGLATKWTYLNGNKTLRFTLRKGVKFHNGEPFNAAAVKFSFDRLLGAEGKKGPQQANYTSIKQVKVVDPYTVDFILAQADPVLLTKLAGYGAMIVPPKYIKEKGGAYFDTHPVGTGPFRFVSYKNGESIKLQAFAEYWGGKPKVANLNFRFIEEPATRVAELQAGRVDIATAIPVAQAATVKSNTKLTLQAVASPTVQALRFNVTHGPTSDVRVRRALNHAVDTNAIIKSILQGYASPIASLQSSQSFGYDPALKSYPYDPVKAKALLAEAGIKPGTPIGIDFIGTDAVFREVAQAIAGFFQAVGLKPELKTYETNTFYSDIIPKNKTSNAYQMGWGGWTFDFDNTAYLLYHSKQFWNPDYTSKELDALLDKQHKLSDQAQRQVILRSIAKFTHDEAIDIPLYNQQDLWGVSKRVQGFQAPSDSLLHLNTVSVK from the coding sequence ATGAAACGACTGAACGCTTTCTTGCTGACCGCGCTGCTTGGAACTGTGGGCTCCACATTGGCTCAAAGTGGCACACTGACGGTCGCCACCGCGCAGGACCCTCAGAACTGGGATCCCATCGACACGTTTCTGGTGGCCTGGGGCACGGTCGCGCATAACATCTACGACGGTCTGATCATCCGCAGCGCGGACCTGAAGCTCCAGCCGGGGCTGGCGACCAAGTGGACCTACCTGAACGGCAACAAGACCCTGCGCTTCACGCTCAGAAAAGGCGTCAAGTTCCATAACGGCGAGCCGTTCAACGCCGCTGCGGTCAAGTTCAGCTTCGACCGCCTGCTGGGTGCCGAGGGCAAGAAGGGTCCTCAACAGGCCAATTACACCTCGATCAAACAGGTGAAAGTCGTTGACCCGTACACGGTCGATTTCATCCTCGCTCAGGCGGATCCTGTCCTGTTGACCAAGCTGGCCGGCTACGGGGCCATGATTGTTCCGCCGAAGTACATCAAGGAAAAAGGCGGCGCCTACTTTGACACGCACCCCGTGGGGACCGGACCGTTCAGGTTCGTGTCCTACAAAAACGGTGAATCTATTAAGCTTCAGGCGTTTGCAGAGTACTGGGGCGGAAAGCCGAAAGTGGCGAATCTGAACTTCCGGTTTATCGAAGAGCCAGCCACCCGTGTGGCCGAACTTCAGGCGGGACGCGTGGACATCGCTACCGCCATTCCGGTCGCCCAGGCCGCAACGGTCAAGAGCAATACCAAACTCACGCTCCAGGCCGTGGCGAGCCCCACAGTTCAGGCGCTGCGCTTTAATGTCACTCACGGCCCCACCAGTGATGTCCGGGTTCGCAGGGCCCTCAACCACGCGGTGGACACGAACGCCATCATCAAGAGCATCCTGCAGGGCTACGCAAGCCCGATTGCCTCGCTGCAATCCTCGCAGTCGTTTGGCTACGACCCGGCGCTCAAGTCCTACCCGTACGACCCTGTCAAAGCCAAGGCGCTGCTGGCAGAGGCCGGCATCAAGCCGGGCACGCCGATCGGCATCGACTTCATCGGAACGGACGCCGTGTTCCGGGAGGTGGCGCAGGCCATCGCCGGGTTTTTCCAGGCCGTGGGCCTGAAACCTGAACTGAAAACCTACGAGACCAATACCTTCTATAGCGACATCATCCCGAAAAACAAAACCAGCAACGCCTACCAGATGGGATGGGGCGGTTGGACCTTTGATTTTGACAATACGGCGTACCTGCTCTACCACAGCAAGCAGTTCTGGAACCCGGACTACACCAGCAAAGAGCTGGACGCCCTTCTGGACAAGCAGCACAAACTCAGCGACCAGGCACAGCGCCAGGTGATCCTGCGCAGTATTGCCAAATTCACCCATGACGAGGCCATCGACATTCCGCTGTACAACCAGCAGGACCTGTGGGGAGTCAGTAAGCGCGTGCAGGGGTTCCAGGCGCCCAGTGACAGCCTGCTGCACCTGAACACGGTCAGTGTGAAGTGA
- a CDS encoding ABC transporter permease, which translates to MARYLVSQFFQAVLVVVFVTLVVAVMLRFSGDPAVAQFQGASAPTEEQLREIRRAMGLDRPFLVQYWDFLSGVLRGDLGTSFRGETPVRTLIAQAMPPTLLLALCSLGLSVALSLPLAIHAAVHKGSGADQAVRFVSLLGLSFPNFWLGIMLALIFGVTLRWLPVSGYEGAASLILPSLTLGLILTSTTVRLLRAALLDVLGSQYVTVARSKGLSERTVLYKHALRNTAIPIVTYIGLQFGGLIGGVVIVEQVFAWPGLGSLALHAISNRDYPVLQGTVTVLAILVVLVNLLVDLSYGLFDPRVRLE; encoded by the coding sequence GTGGCACGGTACCTGGTCTCCCAATTCTTCCAGGCTGTCCTGGTCGTGGTGTTCGTCACGCTGGTGGTGGCCGTCATGCTCCGGTTTTCCGGAGACCCCGCTGTGGCCCAGTTTCAGGGCGCTTCAGCCCCCACAGAGGAGCAACTCCGGGAGATCCGCCGGGCCATGGGGCTGGACCGACCCTTTCTGGTGCAGTACTGGGATTTTCTCTCCGGCGTCCTGAGGGGGGACCTGGGCACCAGCTTCCGGGGTGAGACCCCGGTGCGGACCCTGATTGCCCAGGCGATGCCCCCCACCCTCCTGCTCGCGCTGTGCTCACTCGGGCTCTCGGTGGCGCTCTCCCTGCCGCTGGCGATCCACGCGGCGGTGCATAAAGGCAGTGGGGCAGACCAGGCGGTGCGGTTTGTCTCCCTGCTGGGGCTCTCGTTCCCCAACTTCTGGCTGGGCATCATGCTCGCCCTGATTTTCGGGGTGACGCTGCGCTGGCTGCCCGTCTCCGGGTATGAGGGTGCCGCGTCCCTCATCCTGCCCAGCTTGACCCTGGGCCTGATCCTGACCTCCACGACGGTCCGCCTGCTGCGCGCCGCGCTGCTTGACGTGCTGGGCAGCCAGTACGTGACCGTGGCGCGCAGCAAGGGCCTGAGCGAGCGGACCGTGCTGTACAAGCACGCCCTGCGCAACACCGCGATCCCCATCGTCACCTACATCGGCCTGCAATTCGGCGGACTGATCGGCGGGGTGGTGATCGTCGAGCAGGTGTTCGCCTGGCCGGGGCTGGGTTCCCTCGCTCTGCACGCCATCTCGAACCGGGATTATCCGGTGCTTCAGGGCACAGTCACCGTCCTCGCCATCCTCGTTGTGCTGGTGAACCTCCTGGTCGACCTGTCCTACGGGCTCTTCGATCCTCGCGTGCGCCTGGAGTGA
- a CDS encoding ABC transporter permease produces the protein MTDLAPATPPTRTRKAFRQWTPDLVIGLVLTGGVLAAVLFAHLLFPAGTDTMDLTARLSPPTFSGTHPLGTDPIGRDVLARVVYGGRISLLVGIVSVSLSAVIGILLGLFAGFYRGRLDAFLMRLADIQLAFPFILLAMTVIAILGPGLWKLIAVMVASQWAQYTRLVRGQVLALREREYVQAANALGASNSRLIFRHIVPNALGPVIVLATLNIANNILLESGLTFLGLGVDPQVPSWGGMLADGRTYLQSAWWVSVFPGVAITLTVLGFNLLGDWLRDHLDPQGRHT, from the coding sequence ATGACTGACCTTGCCCCTGCCACCCCACCCACCCGGACCCGGAAGGCCTTCCGGCAGTGGACGCCCGACCTGGTGATCGGCCTTGTGCTCACGGGCGGTGTCCTGGCCGCTGTCCTTTTCGCGCATCTCCTGTTCCCGGCGGGCACAGACACGATGGATCTCACAGCGCGGTTAAGCCCTCCCACCTTCTCAGGCACGCATCCTCTTGGCACTGACCCGATCGGCCGGGACGTTCTGGCGCGGGTGGTGTACGGCGGGCGCATCTCCCTGCTGGTCGGCATCGTGTCGGTCTCACTCTCGGCCGTCATCGGCATCCTGCTCGGCCTGTTCGCGGGGTTCTACCGCGGACGGCTGGACGCGTTCCTGATGCGGCTCGCGGACATTCAGCTGGCGTTTCCATTCATTCTGCTGGCCATGACGGTGATTGCCATTCTTGGCCCCGGCCTGTGGAAACTGATTGCCGTCATGGTGGCATCCCAGTGGGCCCAGTACACCCGGCTGGTGCGCGGACAGGTCCTGGCCTTACGGGAGCGGGAGTACGTTCAAGCTGCCAACGCCCTGGGCGCCAGCAACAGCCGTCTGATCTTCCGCCATATCGTGCCCAATGCCCTTGGCCCGGTCATTGTGCTGGCCACCCTGAACATCGCCAACAACATTCTCCTGGAATCCGGGCTGACCTTCCTCGGCCTGGGGGTAGACCCGCAGGTGCCCTCGTGGGGCGGGATGCTGGCCGATGGCCGCACCTACCTGCAGAGCGCCTGGTGGGTGTCGGTGTTCCCCGGCGTGGCCATCACCCTGACGGTACTCGGGTTCAACCTGCTGGGCGACTGGCTCCGCGATCATCTCGACCCTCAAGGCAGGCACACATGA
- a CDS encoding M14 family zinc carboxypeptidase, whose protein sequence is MAHTWEQHFPWEGHRLLAQLASLDLGASAHHVLAYVSESLESRTALRKLVLQQGGPGRTARIRSAYKTAYFWMTEEVQPLWRRAQADRITLTYPVLSEAPFGRFLQEAYPLAAVFERARLKAEFLPGPTGQPYYHATLWRGEQELWSGRCFTPLAQRQAPDGRSVLSPTGWLTVRAGSTELSDQRLPTDGEAFWDWYVETVLPTVLGLADRRADGLVFKNLAVTLQLSEPDLALDVLDERISMTEALTEEVYFGTVDALKRHASMPAGTRTLTPGRIVPVAHAVSGQDGWARVILTEWARPPQAHRDALVRPPPGGTPGTVLLDRPAPPSRTWAHARALADEHRLEWHVPAHSVDGRPVPVVLRKDGDRPGGVLVTAGQHANEATGPVAALNFLPQLVETSLNFALLPLENPDGALLHQALIQVAPDHMHHAARYTSLGDDLEWRLRQGDRRWEAGARAWAQDQVGAGLHLNLHGYPAHEWVRPYSGYAPHGFESWALPAGFVTIVWYWPGHAEAARRLAEAIALDLQAVAGVVQHTQAALRASTAHVLTPHYEVIGGLPFILTEQPAALCPLTVITEAPDETVYGARFELWIQAHLSVCKAAVTHFQHGLHGTFNEPAPDGSARPE, encoded by the coding sequence GTGGCGCACACCTGGGAGCAGCACTTCCCCTGGGAGGGACACCGGTTGCTCGCGCAGCTCGCCTCCCTTGACCTGGGTGCGTCGGCGCATCACGTCCTGGCGTACGTGTCCGAATCTCTGGAGAGCCGCACGGCGCTGCGGAAGCTCGTCCTGCAGCAGGGTGGTCCAGGACGCACGGCGCGGATCCGCAGCGCCTACAAAACCGCCTACTTCTGGATGACGGAAGAAGTCCAGCCGCTCTGGCGCCGGGCTCAGGCCGACCGAATCACCTTGACCTACCCGGTCCTGTCCGAGGCGCCGTTTGGCCGCTTCCTGCAAGAAGCGTACCCACTCGCGGCCGTCTTCGAACGGGCCAGGCTCAAGGCCGAGTTTCTCCCGGGGCCGACTGGTCAGCCCTACTACCACGCGACGTTGTGGCGAGGTGAGCAGGAACTCTGGTCCGGCCGCTGCTTCACACCCCTGGCCCAGCGGCAGGCCCCGGACGGACGTTCCGTGCTGAGCCCGACGGGGTGGCTCACCGTCCGGGCCGGTTCAACCGAGCTGTCTGATCAGCGGTTGCCGACCGACGGCGAGGCCTTCTGGGACTGGTATGTGGAGACGGTGCTACCGACCGTCCTTGGTCTCGCAGACCGCAGGGCCGACGGGCTCGTCTTCAAGAACCTGGCGGTCACCCTGCAACTGTCCGAACCGGACCTGGCGCTCGATGTGCTTGACGAGCGGATCAGCATGACTGAAGCGCTGACCGAAGAGGTGTACTTTGGGACCGTGGACGCCCTCAAGCGTCACGCCTCGATGCCGGCCGGCACCCGGACCCTGACGCCTGGCCGGATCGTCCCGGTGGCTCATGCGGTTTCCGGTCAGGACGGGTGGGCACGGGTCATCCTGACCGAGTGGGCCAGACCTCCTCAGGCGCACCGTGACGCCCTGGTCAGGCCACCGCCCGGGGGCACCCCCGGGACGGTCCTGCTCGACCGCCCGGCGCCCCCCAGCCGGACCTGGGCGCACGCCCGTGCCCTCGCGGACGAGCACCGTCTGGAATGGCACGTACCGGCACACAGTGTGGACGGCCGCCCTGTCCCGGTGGTCCTGCGCAAGGACGGTGACCGCCCTGGGGGCGTCCTGGTCACTGCCGGCCAGCACGCCAACGAAGCCACCGGTCCCGTGGCGGCCCTCAACTTTCTGCCCCAGCTGGTGGAGACGTCCCTGAACTTCGCGCTGCTTCCACTGGAAAACCCGGACGGGGCTTTGCTGCACCAGGCGTTGATTCAGGTGGCGCCCGACCATATGCATCACGCCGCCCGCTACACGTCACTGGGAGACGACCTGGAGTGGCGCCTGCGGCAGGGCGACCGCCGCTGGGAAGCCGGGGCACGCGCCTGGGCTCAGGATCAGGTCGGCGCCGGCCTGCACCTCAACCTGCACGGGTATCCTGCGCACGAGTGGGTCCGGCCGTACAGCGGCTACGCCCCCCACGGGTTTGAATCCTGGGCGTTGCCCGCTGGTTTCGTCACGATTGTCTGGTACTGGCCAGGCCACGCTGAAGCGGCTCGGCGCTTGGCCGAAGCGATCGCGCTCGACCTCCAGGCGGTCGCTGGGGTGGTGCAGCACACACAAGCGGCGTTGCGGGCCAGTACAGCGCACGTCCTGACGCCTCACTATGAGGTGATTGGTGGCCTTCCCTTCATTCTGACCGAGCAACCAGCGGCGCTGTGCCCCCTGACAGTCATCACGGAAGCGCCGGACGAAACCGTCTACGGTGCCCGGTTCGAATTGTGGATCCAGGCGCACCTGAGCGTTTGCAAGGCGGCGGTCACGCATTTTCAGCACGGTCTCCACGGCACGTTCAACGAGCCTGCGCCTGACGGATCAGCGCGCCCGGAATAG
- a CDS encoding proline iminopeptidase-family hydrolase, translating to MEHGRLWYRIHPGPEARPAVIVLHGGPGCPSDYLHPLSALADMATVVFYDQLGCGRSTRQVAEAALTLSGFAADLQTLLDHLQITSIVLLGHSFGALLALEHQRHHPHSASALVLASPLVATPDWMSDMAALIAALPEPYQTDICKPAHDPAYQAAETYFYRTHFCNLDPWPPLLLAAAEEMAVSPAYHLMWGPAEFSQTGTLAGVDRSGVLETLRCPVLFTCGSHDEARPETLKRYADRVTHGHVSVLDGGTHCVHLEQTADFLHVVSAFLTRPAGDDLL from the coding sequence GTGGAACACGGTCGGTTGTGGTACCGCATTCATCCTGGTCCTGAAGCTCGTCCCGCAGTAATTGTTCTGCATGGGGGTCCGGGATGTCCCAGTGATTACCTGCACCCACTGAGTGCTCTGGCCGACATGGCGACAGTCGTCTTCTACGATCAGCTGGGGTGCGGGCGTTCGACCCGGCAGGTGGCTGAGGCGGCGCTCACGCTGAGTGGATTCGCTGCGGATCTCCAGACGTTGCTCGACCATTTGCAGATCACCTCAATTGTCCTGTTGGGTCACTCATTCGGTGCGCTTCTGGCGCTTGAACACCAGCGTCACCACCCGCACTCTGCCAGTGCGCTGGTGCTGGCCAGCCCTCTGGTGGCCACGCCTGATTGGATGAGCGACATGGCCGCGCTGATCGCCGCCCTGCCGGAGCCTTACCAGACCGACATCTGCAAACCGGCCCATGACCCGGCCTACCAGGCGGCAGAAACCTATTTTTATCGGACCCATTTCTGCAATCTTGACCCCTGGCCTCCATTGTTGCTGGCCGCCGCCGAAGAGATGGCCGTCTCTCCCGCGTATCACCTGATGTGGGGCCCTGCAGAGTTTTCCCAGACTGGGACTCTGGCCGGGGTCGACCGCTCCGGTGTGCTCGAGACGCTCCGTTGCCCCGTGCTCTTCACGTGTGGCAGCCATGACGAAGCCCGGCCTGAGACACTCAAGCGGTACGCCGACAGGGTCACCCATGGACACGTCAGCGTGCTTGACGGGGGCACGCACTGTGTGCATCTTGAGCAGACTGCAGATTTCCTGCACGTCGTCTCGGCGTTTCTCACCCGCCCTGCTGGAGATGACCTTCTTTGA